One window from the genome of Synergistaceae bacterium encodes:
- a CDS encoding DUF1902 domain-containing protein yields MKCTVKILWDPEAAVWITKSEELPGLLLESGSYDALIERVKHAISDFIDVDEIDKIDYCDINFVGYRLERVLVS; encoded by the coding sequence ATGAAGTGTACAGTAAAAATTTTATGGGATCCTGAAGCGGCCGTATGGATTACAAAAAGTGAAGAGCTGCCCGGACTTTTGCTTGAATCAGGTTCATACGACGCACTAATTGAACGCGTAAAACATGCGATTTCAGATTTCATTGACGTTGACGAAATTGACAAGATAGATTACTGCGATATAAATTTTGTAGGGTATCGTCTCGAAAGGGTGCTAGTAAGTTAG
- a CDS encoding transposase has protein sequence MKKFNALSHTRGYWDETCMTLSPFLWLPSVRTLDSLNYESENLDSLSAINNSWFESEFHSLPYSAYYNAKESEPHEVLRSRKIRIYPDSKQQDILNQWLGTARYVFNRTLEFLTRGNNPDWLEIKRWLLKDLPDWAQNVPYQIKSVAVRDACISYKQTSANNNSANFRARRDARQTLYIPKSSVGKRGIYSHFLGKMTHAENIPVPEGDCRLTYEAGRWFICVPVKISIASDKQGRAVSLDPGIRNFMTFYSLDSCGKIGRNAFSKICSLCVYLDDLYNRMNLANHRQRAKMKKAYNRLYWRIMNLTEELTRKAALFIVKNFDVIALPEFNADMTEKFYSRTMREMLTRAHSEFQDFIRAKAEQYGRKIIAQNEDWTSQTCSWNGEIKSPGKFIRDGNITLDRDYNGARGIFLRALRESAIPPPVSVQGVQRLKGVSQAK, from the coding sequence ATGAAAAAATTTAATGCACTCTCACACACTCGCGGATATTGGGACGAAACATGCATGACTCTATCGCCGTTTTTGTGGCTGCCTAGCGTCAGGACGTTAGACTCACTCAATTATGAATCTGAAAATTTAGACTCGTTGTCTGCAATTAATAATTCATGGTTCGAGTCAGAGTTTCACAGCCTACCTTACAGCGCATATTACAACGCAAAAGAGTCAGAGCCTCACGAGGTCTTACGCTCACGAAAGATTCGCATTTATCCCGACTCAAAGCAGCAGGATATTTTGAATCAATGGCTTGGCACTGCACGTTACGTCTTTAACCGGACACTTGAATTTCTCACGCGCGGCAATAATCCGGACTGGCTGGAGATTAAACGCTGGCTGCTAAAAGATTTACCCGACTGGGCGCAGAATGTCCCCTATCAAATTAAATCTGTTGCTGTAAGAGACGCATGCATAAGCTACAAGCAGACTTCAGCAAACAATAACAGCGCAAATTTCAGAGCCAGACGAGACGCAAGACAGACTCTCTACATTCCTAAATCATCAGTGGGCAAACGCGGCATTTATTCGCACTTTCTTGGGAAAATGACTCATGCGGAAAATATTCCCGTTCCTGAAGGCGATTGCAGACTCACTTATGAGGCCGGACGATGGTTTATCTGCGTTCCCGTAAAAATTTCTATTGCGTCCGATAAGCAAGGGCGCGCGGTCTCTCTTGATCCGGGCATTAGAAATTTCATGACGTTCTACAGTCTTGACTCGTGCGGCAAAATCGGCCGTAATGCTTTCTCGAAAATTTGCAGCCTCTGCGTTTATCTTGATGACTTATATAATAGGATGAATCTTGCGAATCACAGACAGCGCGCAAAAATGAAGAAGGCATATAACCGGCTTTACTGGCGAATCATGAATCTCACTGAAGAATTAACCCGCAAAGCAGCATTATTTATCGTTAAAAATTTTGACGTTATTGCACTGCCGGAATTTAACGCAGACATGACCGAAAAATTTTACTCGCGCACGATGAGAGAAATGCTCACACGGGCACACTCAGAATTTCAAGATTTTATCAGAGCTAAGGCCGAACAGTACGGACGAAAAATTATCGCGCAAAATGAGGACTGGACCTCGCAAACTTGTTCATGGAACGGCGAAATAAAGTCTCCGGGGAAATTTATCAGAGACGGCAATATCACATTAGACCGTGATTACAACGGTGCAAGGGGAATTTTTCTCCGTGCTTTGCGAGAATCCGCCATCCCTCCGCCTGTTAGTGTGCAAGGGGTGCAACGCCTGAAGGGAGTTAGTCAGGCCAAATGA
- a CDS encoding type II toxin-antitoxin system HicA family toxin: MSSREFIKILEANGWYLDSIRGDHWHFKHAFISGKVTVRHPVKTLSRTIIKSIEKQSGIKF, from the coding sequence ATTTCATCACGGGAATTTATAAAAATTTTAGAGGCTAACGGCTGGTATTTAGACAGCATTAGGGGCGATCATTGGCATTTCAAACACGCATTTATATCGGGAAAAGTTACAGTTCGTCATCCCGTAAAAACTTTATCACGCACAATAATTAAGAGTATCGAGAAACAATCAGGCATAAAATTTTAA
- a CDS encoding type II toxin-antitoxin system HicB family antitoxin: MKDYYIFPAIFGYDVPEQVGVAFPDLPGCTSQGNNDSDAFTQARESLGLHLFSMERDGDIIPEPSLLHDIELEDYETLALIDIFMPPVRDELKSKHIAA; the protein is encoded by the coding sequence ATGAAAGATTATTATATTTTTCCCGCAATTTTCGGCTATGATGTACCTGAACAAGTCGGAGTCGCTTTCCCTGACCTCCCCGGCTGCACTTCACAAGGCAATAACGACTCTGACGCATTCACACAAGCACGCGAATCTCTCGGACTGCATTTATTCTCAATGGAACGCGACGGAGATATTATCCCGGAACCTTCACTACTTCATGATATAGAACTTGAAGATTATGAGACTCTCGCACTAATTGATATATTCATGCCTCCTGTACGCGACGAATTGAAGTCAAAGCACATTGCAGCGTAA
- a CDS encoding cupin domain-containing protein: MIRDVTSTEVKNLRGGRGVVYVHHILTPEELYGHGRMYARIVLPAGSSVGWHQHIHDTEPYYILKGEADFYEGDSENGERKKFHVKAGQVCLINVGQWHSLENNSDSDLEFMALIYNEPGYLLN, translated from the coding sequence ATGATTCGCGACGTTACATCAACAGAAGTAAAAAATTTGCGGGGCGGACGTGGAGTCGTTTATGTTCATCACATTTTAACGCCTGAAGAACTTTACGGGCATGGGAGAATGTATGCGCGCATAGTATTGCCTGCGGGAAGTTCGGTCGGGTGGCACCAGCATATTCACGACACAGAGCCTTATTATATATTGAAGGGTGAAGCAGATTTCTACGAGGGAGACTCGGAAAACGGCGAGCGCAAAAAATTTCACGTCAAGGCCGGGCAGGTTTGCTTAATAAATGTCGGTCAATGGCATTCACTGGAGAATAACTCTGACTCGGACTTGGAGTTTATGGCGTTGATTTATAATGAGCCGGGGTATTTGCTGAATTAG